The proteins below are encoded in one region of Garra rufa unplaced genomic scaffold, GarRuf1.0 hap1_unplaced_109, whole genome shotgun sequence:
- the LOC141316575 gene encoding uncharacterized protein — protein sequence MAQRAFSFFVFIQQERTHINEKQRETLISFFKEGMKHVGSPLIARAASATCLDTSVIENWIGNYKRSIITKATSEPRPAKARVHIRELSPYNLFCRDVLRNKGTMNDIKGRWATLGEDEKNKYIEEAAALRAHGQALSPEMRDARIKMHLKKLKLEVSKLEDLGVETAILSFDRQKSSLEVYELSSKGATDFLDSTDTVNNFALHFKASSSAITPSTKDQVSVLVGKVQDLFNQKYKEAGGTGRLPYQSLVNQGMTIQVAGLPNSLTLKKPSFYGRNQLEAILKAAEGISFKI from the exons ATGGCTCAGAGAG ctttttctttctttgtttttattcaaCAAGAGAGAACGCACATTAATGAAAAGCAAAGGGAGaccttgatttctttttttaaggaGGGAATGAAGCATGTCGGCTCACCCTTAATAGCAAGAGCTGCATCAGCTACGTGTTTGGACACCAGTGTCATAGAA aactgGATCGGTAATTACAAAAGATCCATAATTACAAAAGCTACCTCTGAGCCCCGGCCAGCAAAGGCCAGAGTTCATATCAGAGAGCTGTCACCTTACAATCTTTTTTGTAGAGATGTATTGAGAAACAAAG GCACAATGAATGATATCAAGGGCAGGTGGGCCACATTGGGGgaagatgaaaaaaataaatacattgaagAGGCAGCAGCACTGAGGGCACATGGGCAGGCCCTTAGCCCTGAAATGAGGGACGCCCGAATTAAAATGCACCTTAAGAAGCTAAAGTTAGAG GTGTCCAAGCTTGAGGATTTGGGTGTGGAAACAGCCATTTTGTCATTTGACCGCCAAAAATCCAGCTTAGAGGTGTATGAACTAAGCAGCAAAGGAGCCACTGATTTCCTTGACTCAACGGACACAGTGAACAACTTTGCACTGCATTTCAAAG CCAGCTCCTCAGCCATAACACCCAGTACTAAAGATCAAGTCAGTGTGCTGGTAGGAAAAGTGCAAGATCTGTTCAACCAAAAATATA AGGAGGCTGGAGGTACTGGAAGGCTCCCCTACCAGTCCCTGGTGAATCAGGGCATGACCATACAAGTTGCTGGACTGCCCAACAGCC